The Leishmania braziliensis MHOM/BR/75/M2904 complete genome, chromosome 25 genome includes a region encoding these proteins:
- a CDS encoding DNAj-like protein, whose product MLGPRTTRVVVALLVLAWVVTLLAEVPLVAADAADPRDEDVKAVNALLQLPEDDFYALLGLGEAREDSTERDIKNAFRRLSKKYHPDVATGDQDSYRLVYQRVQRAYGVLGDRRKRKVYDILGVDGVAKMEKPQQEQHVNPFFAFFGVGQDTNGERGKDMELLMVVPLEDIYRGAAHTSRFAKRRICRACKGTGARSAEDVVKCPHCQGHGRLVQRVQIAPGFVQQVEQACPHCQGKGTHVAYMCPVCGGKMVRPGEAVLSVDIEEGLPEGHVLTYELEADQTPGQVPGDVLVTVVSAPHPLFRRSGNDLYANVSITLKEALLGFEKTLAHLDGHEVELHWDGVIQNTQQVRITGEGMPRHHVPSERGDLYITYNVVLPSELTAEQRAFFQEHFA is encoded by the coding sequence ATGTTAGGTCCACGCACGACGCGGGTGGTAGTGGCGTTGCTTGTCCTGGCGTGGGTGGTGACCCTCCTTGCGGAGGTGCCGTTGGTCGCGGCGGATGCTGCAGATCCGCGCGACGAGGACGTGAAGGCCGTCAATGCGTTGCTACAACTACCGGAGGATGACTTCTACGCCCTGCTGGGCCTTGGTGAGGCGCGGGAGGATTCCACCGAGCGCGATATCAAGAATGCCTTCCGACGACTTTCGAAAAAGTATCACCCTGATGTCGCCACTGGCGATCAGGACTCCTACCGCCTCGTGTATCAGCGAGTGCAGCGCGCATACGGGGTCCTCGGCGACCGCCGCAAGCGCAAAGTCTACGACATTCTCGGCGTCGATGGAGTGGCGAAGATGGAGAAgccgcagcaggagcagcatgTGAACCCATTCTTCGCCTTTTTCGGTGTTGGCCAGGACACCAACGGGGAGCGCGGCAAGGACATGGAgctgctgatggtggtgcCGCTCGAGGACATCTaccgcggcgctgcgcacacGTCCAGGTTTGCCAAGCGTCGCATCTGCCGTGCGTGCAAAGGCACTGGAgcgcgcagcgcagaggaCGTGGTTAAGTGCCCACACTGCCAGGGCCACGGTCGCTTGGTGCAGCGAGTGCAGATCGCACCGGGCTTTGTACAGCAGGTGGAGCAGGCATGCCCCCACTGCCAGGGCAAGGGTACGCACGTGGCGTACATGTGTCCGGTGTGTGGTGGCAAGATGGTCCGCCCTGgagaggcggtgctgagTGTGGACATCGAAGAAGGCCTGCCAGAGGGTCACGTGCTGACTTACGAGTTAGAGGCGGACCAGACACCCGGTCAGGTGCCCGGCGACGTACTGGTGACGGTGGTCAGCGCGCCGCATCCGCTGTTTCGTCGCAGTGGCAATGACCTCTACGCAAACGTGAGCATCACACTGAAGGAGGCGCTGTTGGGCTTTGAAAAGACCCTCGCTCACCTTGACGGGCACGAAGTGGAGCTGCACTGGGACGGCGTGATACAGAACACCCAGCAGGTACGCATAACAGGGGAGGGGATGCCGCGACACCACGTGCCATCCGAACGGGGCGACCTCTACATCACCTACAACGTGGTACTGCCCTCAGAGTTGACGGCAGAGCAGCGTGCGTTCTTCCAGGAGCACTTTGCATAG